From the genome of uncultured Methanobacterium sp.:
TTGGTGGTGGAGTATGCAACTTTGGCAGCATGGTAGCCAATTTCAACCGGATGGTGAATAATTCTCCTGGTGCAGTCCATAATGATGCAGAATCTGTTCCGGATCTACAATATAATTGGTGGGGATCAAACAATCCTGAATTTGACGAAATTATTACAGGAACATCCACTGATTACAATCAATGGCTGGTTATGAGATACACCGCAAACCCCAATAATATAATCCAAGGCAGTACATCAACCTTAACAGCAGACTTCCGCTATGATTCAAATGGAACCTTCCATGATCCAGCCTTAGGACACTTGCCTGATGGTACTATGGTAACTTTTACCACCAATCTTGGTAATGTGGGCAGTAAAATCGCTACTGCTTTAACCTTTAATGGTGTTGCCACCATCCTACTGCGTGGAGATGAAGCAGCAGGCTATGCATTAACATCAGCAAACCTTGACTACCAAACCATGTACACTACAGTAACCATAACAGCGCCTAATGTAGATGCAGCCAGTAGCACCAAAAAAATAGCCATGCAAAATACTGGAATACCCCTGGCAGGAATGATACTAGCTATCCTGATGGTGCTAGGCGGATTTATAAACACCCGAAAAGAACAATAATGGAATTATATTCCATTTTCCATTTTTTTTTATAATTTTTATGGCTTTGTAGAAACCCTTATTTTTTTTATTTGAAGTTGAGGTTTTTTGTAGATTTTTTTGTAATAAAAAAAATTTTTTTAGTTTTAGGTTTTGTTTTTCCTGTTTTTACTTGAAATTACAGCTACATATTTTTAAAACAGGTTGCTAAAGTATTTATAATGAGAAAGGGGAATAATATTATTATGATTAGCGAAATCTATTATTCCCCTGTTTATAGTGGAGTTTCAAAGCAATTAAATCTTTTGGATTTTAATTTTAAAAATTCTAAAATTCAATGTTTAAAAAGTGTTTTAAACAAGAATAGTGAATTAAAAGAAAATAAACTGGTGAAATTCATCGAAAGAACGTATTATTATGTTAAAATAGCGATAAATAAGTATTCTAATGCTTTTTCAAATCATTTATATTCACAACATGCTTTATTCACGATATTGGCAATGAAAATTTACACAAAATCAACATATCGTGAAATAATTGATTTTATTGATGTTTCAGACGTAATTAAGAGATATTTGAGAATAAAAAAGGTTCCGCACTTTACAACGATCCAAAAATTTTTTAAAAGACTACCTTCAGAACAAATTAGAGAAATTAACCATTTAATATTATCATTAAACGATATTAAAGCAGATATAATAGCATTGGACGGCTCTGGTTTTACTAATGATTATGCAGACAAGTATTATGCAAAAATACGGCAAAAAGAAAGAAAAAGCTACATAAAAAACCATTTAACAATAGACGTAAAAACACGCCTTATTTTATATTATCAAACATCACGTGGACCAAAATACGACACACAATTTGCAAAACCTGCATTAAGACAAATCAAAAAGTATAAACCAGATTACATAGTAGCAGACAAAGCATATGACACAGAACCAATAAGAAAATGCATAAATGAAGAACTCAAAGCATTTGACCAAATACCACTCAAAAACAGAGCAAAAAAAGGACAATACAGACTAAAAAGCCCAACAATATTCCGAAACAAAATATACGCAAAAAGAAACAATATAGAAAGCATATTTTCAACAATAAAAAGAAAATTCAACGGCACAAACCACAGCAGAAGCACAAAACTATCAAACAAAGAAACCAAACTCAAAAACACAATATACAACATCTACAGAACAACACAAATCAACTAAAAAAAAGGGTTTCTACAAAGCCATTTTTATAAAATAATGTACTAACTTACTAATTCTTAGTAATATTATTATCAAACTCTTATAAAGCCATTGCGATAGATTTGTAAATTTACACACCAGATCAGACACTCTTTTGATGGTTGGTGAAATTATAGTAACATTCTTAGTATATAACGATAATATGTTAGTGATTAAATTGATAGGGGGTGTAATTTAAGAAAATAGTTTGAGATTATCATACATTAATAGTAATAGAAATTAGGAATTTTTTTATAAAATTAGCTTATAATTTCACAATTTAAATTATGACTTGGAGGCTGTTAATATGGAAGATTATAATATAATATGGAAGGGGGGCATTGCTTTTATAGGTCCTATGTTATTGGTGCTTTTAGCATGCTTTAAATATACGGATCCTAGTTTCACATGGTTGGCATTCTTATTTTGGGCATTATTGCCATTGCTTATGATCCATGAAACCGAAGAATATGTTATTAGAGTTAATGGAGGAATTACTGAAGGTGGATTTCAAGAATATTTCAATACAAAGACTTTCGCTAGATTAAATCCTCCACGACCGGATTATCCTCTAACTAACGGATATGAATTATTTACTAATGCGTTTGCATGGTTCTTTGCTATAATCAGTGCATTGACAATATACATAACACCATGGGTTGGAATAGGTTTCATCGTATTCCTTTTCATAATGAACGGAATTATGCACACTGCAATATTCCAATTTACAGAGAAAGGAGCTAATCCTGGCTTTTATACTACTTGGTTAATCTTAAACCCTTATTCAGTGGTAATACTATTCTATGCATACACAACCAATGCCTTTACTACATTGGATTATATCGTGGGCATTATATTCGGATTCCTCGTTTTCCTTGCATTTCTTTTAACCACAAGAAGCAAACTTAAGTCTTTTGAGCTATCACAAGAACCCGGAGAATCAAAAAAATAAGATTGGAACTTAATTTTAAATTTAGTAGTGTAAAATTTAATTTTACACCAATTCTTTTAAAATAGATTTAACTCTAGAAATATTTGAAAATTCTCTAAAAATTTAAAATTTTAATTTTTCCTCTTTTTATAAAAACAAGTAAATTTTGTAAAAAATTTGATAAAAAAAGCTTAAATAAAGCGAAATATGAAATTTAATCTGTTTTTTTGGTATTTTAACTCTCAATAATGTATTAAATTATCACACAACTTCCATTCAGGGAATTTGCCATTAGAATTTTGCCCTAATCTATTTTTAAGGACAGATTAATAATCAAACATATTTATAAATTATGATGTATTAAGATGTAATAAGGTGACACTAAACAGAATGCTCTTAAATGTCTTTGCCCCGTTTGTCCAGTTTACAATGAATGTTTAAAAAACAAGGAAGAATTACTTTTTTGCTCTAGAGGCCGTTCCAATTGTAAATTTAAAAAATGAGGATGTAAATGTGTGAGGTGCCCGGTAGCACTGAAATACAATTTAGTTGGACTATTTTACTGTGAAAAAGGGGCGGAAACTATAAAATAAAAATTCTAAAAAGAGAGTTCTAAAGAGGTTTTAAATGGGGGTTCTAAAAAATGAGAGTTTTAATGAGGGTTCTAAAATGATCCAGATTAAAAGAGCTTACCAGGAAACTAATGAAAACGATGGATTTAGGATATTAATTGATCGCCTATGGCCCCGAGGAGTTAGTAAGGAAAAACTGAAAATAGATTTATGGATTAAGGAAATAGCACCATCCAGTGAACTTCGAAGATCATTTGGACACGATCCTAATAAATGGGAAGATTTCGAGGTTAAATACCTGGATGAACTGGAAGAAAAAAGTGAATTATTATCCCAGATCAAAAAATTAGAAGAAAAACAGGGGAAATTAACTCTTATTTATGCAGCCAAAGATGAAGAACACAACAATGCAGTGGTCCTATTAAAATTACTTGATACTCATAAATAGCAGGGAACTTACAGGAATAAAAGGAATTTGCTAATAAATTTAAGTTAAATCGTAGTATGCTAATTTAGAAGTTAATATTTAAGTTAAATAGTAGGAATTTCAGTTAAATCATCGTATGGCTCACTTAAAAGTTAGTTATTAGACGGTAGTTTTACACTGTTAAGCCAGAAATCTTCTATGGTTTTAACCACTTTAATGAAGTGATCCAGATCAAAGGGTTTAGTAATGTAACAATTAGCATTATGTTTATAAGCTTCGATAAGGTCCTCTTCAGCAGTGGATGTGGTTAAAATTAATACTGGAATAGATTTAAGCTTATCATCTTCTTTAATTTCTTTTAAAACTTCTCTTCCATCCTTCCGAGGTAAATTTAAATCTAGTAATATCAGATCTGGACGAGAAGCCCGAGACTGTTCACTTCCATTCCGGAGTAATTCCATAGCTTTTTCACCATCAAACGCCACCTGCATCTTGTTATGAATTTTAGCATCTTTAAAAACTTCTTGAATTAAACGAATATCCCCCGGGTTGTCTTCCACTAGTAATATTTCAATGGACTTTGTTAGCTCAACTTGCATAATATCTGCCCCGTAGAACGCTTTAGAAAACTTTAACTGTCTTAAGATAACTTTAAAAGATACCTTTAAAATTTATAATATACCTTTAAACGCCTTAGGACACCCCTTAACCAGGGTTATTATTATTTAGTTTTTTTTGAAGACTTACGGGTTTTAGATGTATTAATTGGCATGCTCTGTTCTAAAGTTCTCAATCGTTCCGATAAAAAATCCAGAACCAGTTTTCGTTCTTCATAATCCACATCTTTTTTGGAAAGCATATTTATTAATTCAGTGGTACTCCTAACAGATTGTGTGCCTGTTTTTTCACTCATTAAAATGATATCCCTTTTGCCAATTTCCTTGGCTGGAGTTACACATACTGCACCCAGTAAATCACCGTGTTTATTCTTAACATCCATGGTGCTTGTAAATTTTTTTTCTTTCACATAAATCACCTATTTCTACAATTCCTTTATCTATTATTAAGTTATATCTAGCCATTGAAATCCATTTTTTATAAAAAATTCTTAAGATTTGGTTCTGAAATACTTCATCACTTCTTTTGATTGAAAGGATGAAATTTATTCATAAAAATGCATCTTATTTCAACCAATTACATCTTATGACAACATCATTAATGAATATTTCGATATTAAGTATTTATCATTATTTTAAAGAGGTTATCTTAAAGAAAAAAATAATCTGAACAACCTTAAAGATCTTCAATAACGAAAATAATAAAAATATTAAGAAAAATGAAGCTATATTAAATTTTAATGGTAAAATAGAATGTACTACCTTTCCCAAGCTCAGATTCAACCCATATCTCGCCACCATGCTGATGTACAATTCTCTGAGCAATGGATAAACCAATTCCCGAACCTTCATATTCCTGATGATTATGTAATCTCTGGAAAATGGTGAAAATACGTTTTAGGTATTTAGAATCCATACCTATTCCATTATCTTTCACCTTAAAAACAATAAAATTTCCATCCTGTTTGGCAGATACATGGATTTTGGGCTTTTTTTCACTACGATATTTAATTGCATTTCCAATGAGATTCTGTAATAATATAATCATCTGATTTTCATCAGCCCTAACGTTCTGGGGTAAATCATAGGTTATATCTGCATTATTCTCATGAATCACAACATTAAGATTTAAATTGACCTGATCCATCACTTCTTTAAAATCCACTTCACTAAACATCATTTCTTTGTTGGTTATTCGTGAATATTCCAGGAGATCTACGATCATTTTATCCAGACGTTTAGCACCATCCACAGCAAAATCTATGAAATCTCGGGCATCATCATCTAACTGAGTCTTGTAACGTCGATCTAATAACTGTAAAAACGTGGTAATCATTCTTAATGGTTCCCTAAGATCATGAGAAGCGACATATGTAAATTGTTTCAGATCAGCATTTGATTTTGCGAGTTCTTCAGTGCGTAGTTTAACCTGTTCCTCCAGATTTTCCCAGTATTCTCTGAGTTCTTTTTCTGCTTTTTTACGTTCAGTCACGTCACGTGCAGCAGCAAAGACCCCCACCACTTCTCCAGATTCATCTCTATAAACTGAAGCATTATACAAAACAGGGGTCAAAGTACCATCTTTATGTCTGATCTCCAATGGATAATCCCTAACCAGCCCATATTGAAAAACTTGCTGGTAACCTTTCTTAGCTTCCTCGGGCTCGGTGAAATAGTCTGCAAAATCAGTACCCACCAGTTCCTTACGCAAATAACCAGTAACATTTTCAGTGGCCTTATTCACGTCTGTGATCGTACCATCAGGACCGATTGTAACCAGGGGATCTAAGGCGGTTTCAATCAGATTACGATTATAATCATGAGCTAATCTTAATTCTGTAGTACGTTCTTCAACTTTTTCCTCAAGATTATCTAAGGTTTCTTTAAGTTCTATTTCTACTTGTTTACGTTCAGTGATATCCCGATTGCTTTCAATAACAATTTTTTTGCCGTTTATATC
Proteins encoded in this window:
- a CDS encoding transposase, which codes for MISEIYYSPVYSGVSKQLNLLDFNFKNSKIQCLKSVLNKNSELKENKLVKFIERTYYYVKIAINKYSNAFSNHLYSQHALFTILAMKIYTKSTYREIIDFIDVSDVIKRYLRIKKVPHFTTIQKFFKRLPSEQIREINHLILSLNDIKADIIALDGSGFTNDYADKYYAKIRQKERKSYIKNHLTIDVKTRLILYYQTSRGPKYDTQFAKPALRQIKKYKPDYIVADKAYDTEPIRKCINEELKAFDQIPLKNRAKKGQYRLKSPTIFRNKIYAKRNNIESIFSTIKRKFNGTNHSRSTKLSNKETKLKNTIYNIYRTTQIN
- a CDS encoding HXXEE domain-containing protein, which gives rise to MEDYNIIWKGGIAFIGPMLLVLLACFKYTDPSFTWLAFLFWALLPLLMIHETEEYVIRVNGGITEGGFQEYFNTKTFARLNPPRPDYPLTNGYELFTNAFAWFFAIISALTIYITPWVGIGFIVFLFIMNGIMHTAIFQFTEKGANPGFYTTWLILNPYSVVILFYAYTTNAFTTLDYIVGIIFGFLVFLAFLLTTRSKLKSFELSQEPGESKK
- a CDS encoding DUF488 family protein, with the protein product MGVLKNESFNEGSKMIQIKRAYQETNENDGFRILIDRLWPRGVSKEKLKIDLWIKEIAPSSELRRSFGHDPNKWEDFEVKYLDELEEKSELLSQIKKLEEKQGKLTLIYAAKDEEHNNAVVLLKLLDTHK
- a CDS encoding response regulator, giving the protein MQVELTKSIEILLVEDNPGDIRLIQEVFKDAKIHNKMQVAFDGEKAMELLRNGSEQSRASRPDLILLDLNLPRKDGREVLKEIKEDDKLKSIPVLILTTSTAEEDLIEAYKHNANCYITKPFDLDHFIKVVKTIEDFWLNSVKLPSNN
- a CDS encoding PAS domain S-box protein → MQDSFDSHQDLSIYKSIFETSLDAILITKDDGSVLAANPMARELFGMTQEEIISGVINGLIVQNEVLKTALIERSQKGSVTAELTFKRKDGSTFTGDVISAIFTDNGVVKANMIIRDIKCPEIDDNNELTSQYYYSLVNGIAQRKKHEKAIKDSEIKYSNLFETMAQGVVFQNSNGHIISMNPAAEKIMGYTLDEIENRTSDDPIWQSIHEDNTPFPGETHPSMVALKTGQEIKNVVMGIKNPSRDGYTWLNINAIPEFRNGEEKPYQVYTTFEDITNRKKIEDDLKRHAILLDLSNEAIFSWDYEYGILSWNQGAERLYGYNSSEAVGSVSHELLKTEFPIEFNEFMEKLDTNKSWTGELIHKRKDGKKITVESNMQVIKDINGKKIVIESNRDITERKQVEIELKETLDNLEEKVEERTTELRLAHDYNRNLIETALDPLVTIGPDGTITDVNKATENVTGYLRKELVGTDFADYFTEPEEAKKGYQQVFQYGLVRDYPLEIRHKDGTLTPVLYNASVYRDESGEVVGVFAAARDVTERKKAEKELREYWENLEEQVKLRTEELAKSNADLKQFTYVASHDLREPLRMITTFLQLLDRRYKTQLDDDARDFIDFAVDGAKRLDKMIVDLLEYSRITNKEMMFSEVDFKEVMDQVNLNLNVVIHENNADITYDLPQNVRADENQMIILLQNLIGNAIKYRSEKKPKIHVSAKQDGNFIVFKVKDNGIGMDSKYLKRIFTIFQRLHNHQEYEGSGIGLSIAQRIVHQHGGEIWVESELGKGSTFYFTIKI